A segment of the Amia ocellicauda isolate fAmiCal2 chromosome 5, fAmiCal2.hap1, whole genome shotgun sequence genome:
TGCACATCCTCTGAAGTCAGAGCACTGTGCCAAGACATTTCTATAATTCCATATATTGAGGTCTTCTATATTGAATTGCATTGTATTTCCAGTGGAGATATGTACTCAACAGCAAGCACATAATGGACCAGACATAAAAACAGTAATTCTAGGAATATCTGCCTTGTCTTCCTACATGGACTGACACAGACTCTCATGCTGAAATCTGAGATTTATAGTATGGATGTGAAAATGTTCAGGAGAAAACTGGACCATTCAATATTTAGAAATGCTCCTCTTTAAATAAGGAAGGACTCTGCAGGTGTCAGACTGCCCCTTCCAGCCACCCAGTGCTTTCTGATAATGAGATAGTAAGGACAGAATTGGATGGGTTGGAGCTGTGGGTCTAATGATAAAGCAGGGAGCCCATCTTTATCTCTGTTTCTATAGGCGGGATGAGTAACTGTATCAGACACTGAACAGCACCCAACCTGCATTCCAGAGATACTACACCGAGCAGGGTGCTTGAGAGGGCATCCGGTGTGCTAATCCGCATGGCTGCCAATTGACACAACATCGCTGGTATTCATCTCTGAGGGAAAACAATCCTATCGCACTGTGAGGGAACCCACTGTGAATCCAAACCAACGAGAATTAAATGTTGGACTGGGATAGGACAGGCTGCTGACTTTGACCTGCTGTTGTCATAGCCCAGATCAGAGAGCAGAGGGAGACTGCAGCCTGTATTGGAATCTGTCTGGATCAATTGTCCGGACACACAATGAGTGCTGGACAAACAGCTGAGACCAAATGAATGTACCGATGCAGATGCTTATTACGCCAATGGCAAAATTTAATCAGTCAACCAGCCTTGCAACTCATCTGGTTACACCAAGTGTGGAGTGTTCTCTTCAGTGGCCCTTGGCCTATACAATGAATGGCCACTTTAGCAGCATTTAACATACACATCTGTCAAGCACTATTTGTAAGTAGAGTATGGATCACTCAAGTGCTGCAGTGCAACAAACAATATAGCAAATCAGTCTGGGTTTCCAgagtaaaataacaaaatgcctAGATTTCATGAACAGATTTGCCAATTCCAAGGCTTTTAAACCCTCTTTCAAATACATAAGTTATGTAAATTTTTGCTAGTTACGTTCCCCTTTGCAGAAGATGCAGGTATGAGGGTGAAGTACCTATGTGGTTATTTGCGAGGTTTACAAACTAATACTCCAGCAAAAACCATATCTTTGAAGGCTGCTTGCAAGGGAGTGTGTTGTGGAACCAGGTTATTCTGGAACATTATTCTGAAGCCATTACTGAGAAATTGTGCAATGGAAGTGTGTGCAACACTTAAATACTTCCCCTTGTGTGCTGTCTTCAATGATATTGATCCTTCATCCTAGTATTGTGTAATATGAAAAATATGGGAATGTACTTGCAATTGGTTTGGCTCAGTCTAAGGTAATAGACATTGCAGTTAATTCAGTGGAGGCATGGAATCGGCTCCCAGAATATTGGTTGTTTCTCATGGATGTGGACCATTTGTGTGTTTGCACAGGAGCCGAGAGAATTTTAGTAATTTTGTATCTGTAAGTGTATGAGGACAAACTGGAACAGAAACATTGGGTTTTCAAATTATAAATTCTGTGCAATTCCCCCATTGTTCTGCATCCCTTGCTGTCTTGTGTAAGCTAAGTATTTGGgtaaaacatttccttcaaaCAGCTGATGTCAAGGCAGTGGGCATGGCAAGCAAAGAAGAATTGCACAGTAGTCTGAAACCTGTTGGGAAAGCATGGCACACTTTCGTAGACCCAAAACACTTCCAGAAGTCAAAGTCGCTTTTTCAGCCTTGAGAAAAAACGGTTTTGCCGGTTTACTAGTTGTCAATTAGCATGTCATACAGAAATGTAAGCAGAAACCCGTGAACCTCATATACAGGAGGGCATACAGCCATTAAGTTAAGCAACACAATAAGGCATATGGCATCAGCTAGTCCTTTAAGAAACCTTGTTTCAGGACTGGGGGCCAGCTGGAGACCTTGCACAGCCTGACAGTTTCAGCACCAACAGCTGCTGAGGAGCTGGTAAATACAAGCCGTTAGGAAACTGTACCCTGTGTAGTAACCCCAATGAgaaatgttgttgtttgtttatgccAGGCCCCGGGGGGGAAGCGTAAGGCAAAGTGTTCACCGCCTGCACAAACTGGGCAAATGTCATCCACTCACTGGGGCCTAGTACCACTTACTAGTTCCTAAGCAACAGGATCTTTATGATCAACAAATGCCATAACAAGTGTGTTTCAGGGGGCAAGTGTGAGTTGATAGCACAGAGGGGCAGAGGCACTGCTATAGACTGAGGTGATTATTTTTTGCATATGTAGTTATGGGAATATGTGACACTGTGAAGTCATGCTGAAGACTTAGAGTTGCTAACATCCAACAAGAAATGGTTTGAGAAGAGTTTTCAATCTTGTGTTTCGTTATCAGTGTTTATATGCATAGCCTATATCTcacaattcaaaatggaaaaagaatatataaaaatgtgcagGACAATCAGTCATATGCATACGAGTTTAGTTCCTTGTCCGTGGTATTGTTGTAAGGAGTATCTTCAAATCCTGCATTGCAGCAGTGATTGAATGTGTAAGTAAGTAAATGCTGTTCAGACAGAGGAGTCTTGGTTTTTCAGAGCTCCAGATCTCTGGCAGAAGGAATTCCAGTGCTGATGGCTCGTACTCGCACTGCCTTTTAAGGACACATCTGAGAGAACTGGAGTTTCTCAGAGTAACTAAGACGGAGTCGCAACAAATCATGCGCAGCGCTGCCAGAACGATTGCCCAGTAAACCTTCTTAAAATGGCTTGCTGCTTACAATGTAAACAGAGCAGATCTTACCTCATACTTTGTGCATTGCTgttatttaatatgttattagacagaaaaaagTAGTTGCAGGCCTGCTGAGCTGGGTCTACAAAGCAATGCAGTTTGAGACAAATGCATTTGCTTAGATTGAACTAGAAGAAAACAATATATCAGCTTtgattggggaaaaaaaacattacatactTATTTTGGTAAAAGACAACCAGtcagtattgttattttttaaattatttttcaggtCAAGCTTTTGTAAATCGGTTACATAATAAGCACATGTCTTCTTGCACTACATTTTTGTACAGAATTATTTTTCTATGTTTTAATGCCTCAGTGCCTGATTACATCAGCATCGAGGTGTGTTTATGCACAGCCACAGATGTGCGCAACTTTTTAAACAGGAAATCTCtagggagaaaaataaataaatatgctatACAAAGGCCCCCCCCAGAAGATGTCTCTCTCCATGAGTTCTATAACAACATCTCAGTACACAATTCTGTCTGATGTCGTAAGCACAAACGTTTCTATGGCCAATTATACAGGACAACAACAAGCTACCACGttttgatttgtaaatgtagcaCAAACCAGGGGTCTCCCAATAAAATCATAGACAAGTGTAACTGATTATTTAAGTCATAGTGCATTCAACCAGGCACATGAGACAGTCAAGACACCTCATGCACATATATTGATGTATTAAATTCATGTTTTCTGTTTCTCCTTATAAGGATGGTGTCGTAGTTGATGGAAAGAGTGCAGAACCCAAAGGGGGACAGAAGGAGAAGAAAGATAGTGAAAAAGATCCAAAGAAAGAGAGCAGAAAACAAGAGTACCTGAGGAAAATGGGTATGAGCCAGGAGAAACGCTGCTCCAGGTCCAACAGCAaggagggggaggagaaagTCAGCAAGCCTCCAGAGAGCCCAGTGAAAGACAGTGCCTGCAAGAGGAAGGACCCCATGGCCCAGAACCAAGAGGGCAAGAGGGAAGAAAAGAACTGCCAAGGCACAGAGCGCAAGAAAGACAATAATGCCGGTACTCCGGGTAAAAACAAGAGAGAGGAGTGCAAGGTCGCGGAAGgcaggaaggaggaggagaagaggaaAGAGGTGCGTGGCAGCAAGGCTGTAGACAGCAAGAGAGAGGAGCAGGACTGCCCAGATGGGAGGAAGAAGCTGGAGGGGAAACACTGCAGGGCCATAGATAGCAAGAAAGAGGTGAAGGAGGCCAAGGGCGAGGAGAGGAGCAGCCAGCATAGGGAGACGGGTAAGACCAACTCGCATCCTGAACGCACAGCCAAGGAGACGAAAGCCCTGCAGGAGAATGAGAAGAAGCCCAAGGAACCCCTCCAGCCTGCCAAGAAGGAAGAGACAGAGAATTGCACGACGGACAGCCCGGGCAGCAAGACCAAAGCGGCAGAGGGGGAGGacggagaggagggagaggagtCGTCTCCCAGCATCTTCGACGAGCCTCTGGAGAAAGTGCGCAACAACGACCCCGAGATGATCGAACTAAACGTCAACAACTCTGAAGCGATCAACAACGACACCCTGATTCGTTTCGCAGAAGCCCTGCAGGACAACACCCACGTCAAGACCTTCGCTTTGGCCAACACCCGGGCCGACGACCACGTGGCATTTGCCATCGCCACTGTCCTGCGCTCCAACAAGACTCTGACCAGCGTCAACCTGGACTCCAACCATCTCACCAGCAAGGGCATCCTGGCGCTGATCCGCTCACTGCAGCACAATGCCACCCTCACCGAGCTGCGCTTTCACAACCAGCGCCACATCTGTGGCGGCAAGACCGAGATGGAGATGGCCAAGATCCTGAAGGAGAACACGTCGCTGCTCAAGTTGGGCTACCACTTTGAGCTGGCCGGGCCGCGCATGACCATGACCAACATCCTGAGCCGCAACATGGACAAGCAGAGGCAGCGCCGCCTCCAGGAGCAGAGGCAGTCTCAGGGAGATGGGGACAAGAAGGGCTCACTGGAGGTTCCCAAAGTGAGTGGGGGCCTCCAGAAGGGCTCCCCCAAGCCCTCGCCCCAGCCCTCTCCCCGCTCCTCCCCATGGTCCTCCCCTAAAGTCACCCCGAAGAAGGCGCAGGGAGCAGGGCCACCACCGCCCCCGCCTCCACCGCCGCCCGCCCCCATGCTGGATGGAGAGGCCCTGCGGAACTCGCTGACGCCCGTCTCCGAGAGGAAGCTGGACGACAGGGGCACCCCCCGCGACAAAAACAGCAGGGACCAGCTGCTGGCCTCCATCCGGGACAGCAACATCAAACAGCTCAAAAAGGTAGGCGGGCTTATTCTTAGACAGAGTTTCAAGCCAAACCCTCTGACCTTTCTCAGTCGGTCAAAGTGTTTCTGTAGTTGAACGATGGTTATAAGTGTCCTTTccatctgtaaagcactctgtggctaccctgaaAAGGGcgctataaaataaaaataaacatggattgatTTATTTGACGTCTATTTTATACATATGCTTAACCTATCgtatagaacataagaacataagaaagtgtccaatcgagaggaggccattcgctccatcgtgctcgtttggtgtccattaataactaagtgatccaaggatcctatccagtctatttttaaatgttcccaaactttcagtttctaccacatcgctggggagtttgttcagattgtgacgcctctctgtgtgaagaagtgtctcctgctttctgtcaagaatgtcttgaagcccatgAATGTCTTATGTTTCTTGAGCTGTAGCCAAACTCTAGGCCACCCTGTGCATAATAATGGCAATTTTTTTGTATGAACAAAGCTTGTCattgtttatatacataaactttttttgtattcatatttaacTTCTTTGTTTATTCACGTGTCTGTTATTATCTATGGCTGTCTaggtatttgtatatatatgctCAGAATTTACTAGgaatttaatacaaaaaattgaATGAATGCTCATAACTGAGACTGTCACAGACATTGTGTCGTGTGACTCCAGTACAAGCGAATAATCCTCTTCCCTTTTGCTGCAGGTTGATGTGCCGAAGTTGCTGCGATAAGACAAGTGATAGGAGGGTGGGGAAGGAGGGCGGAAATCTCACGGACCTTAAGAGATCAAAACTCAGAAtttgttgaaaacaaacaccagGATACAGTCTCACCACTGGGCTGTGCTATCGACAGGGTTTACGACGAGGAAGGCTTTGCTTTGGATATACAATCACTGCCCTGTATCCTCTCGGCACACCTCGCACTGGGCAACATGGGAGACAGAGGCCCTGCACTGCGGGACTGTCGAGGAGCTGCCCCTCGGCTGGTTTAGTTTGTGGCTATGCTGATGCCTTGCCTGTGATTTGCACTGGATCCTGAAGGAGGTCATGGTATGTGGGGaaggtgtgtgtggttgtggtgTTGCTGTATATGTTGGGATTTATTGACTTGACGTTTAGGCTAACTGAGCAGAGACAAATTCCTAATGCTTCAGTTGTttctaatttgttttttgtttttttctgcttttaaacgcacacatcttttaaaaaacacacacacacattttaacaaCAAAGTGGGCCATCTATGGTAAAACACTACTGATTCAGAAGTTCCTGAATTTGATTCTGTTGATTAGATTTTCTGTCAACTATGAATCATGCTTTTAAACTGGTGTGATCCATCTGTCATAGTCAAGCCAGACCATGAAGGTGATGCCTCTTCTGCAGGATCCTGTCATAAATGGGCAAAGAAAGGGTCTTGGATCAATATGGCTGCAGTAACTAGACAAGCCCGAATGGCCCCTTCTCATGTGGTGCTCCTTACATTCTCCATTTGTTTGGTCTGGTGTCTGGTGAGTTCCTCtcacttttcctttttctttataCAAACAAGAGTCCCTAACACacgaaaaacacacaaattcaaATAATTACTGAAAGCTTTtttctatttagtttttttaatatgatATGTTTGTGGTATTTTGAATTTATGGGTGACTGAGTTTTCTGCAGTTAAGGATGTTCAGTAGAGAGTATGTATGTGTTCCAGGTTGTGGACAGAGTAAAGGAAACCCCCCTTTTCATTTACATATTCAGCAGTCACTCTTTAACCAGTGCAGGGTGACATTAGAGTTTACCGGGTTGGATGGAATGTGCTTGTTTTGGCTTGTAAGAAAGCCAattaatgtacatatatattgagTTTATAAACCTCTTCTTTCCAGATGCATGCAGGTGGTggttgaataaaatacataaataaataaatataaaatgaactAAATGGCTTTATATAGTATCATGGATTTTACCTAATACATTGTATACACTTTTGGGAATATATCAGACAAGTAATGCGGGGCTTAactatgtattattttacttgtTAACAACAGCCTCTTAAAATGAATTGTAAACAGCACAGGTAGCCAGTGAAGCTCTTCAGCTTGGAGATATGGAGATTCAAATCTATTTTGGGGTGATATTTCTGATTTTAAATTTCTAATAGACTATGGACGGGAGTTTCTGCACAGGGAAGGTGAATGCTTCAGGAGTACATTGAGCCACAGCTGTGTTCATGAAGCAGCTTCTGTGTTCCTGTAACAATGTTATTGCTCTTTTTTTGATAAGATAGCATAAAGGTAAAGGTGGGGGTGAAGGTTTTGGTAATATGACCTACAGTGTGTTGTTCTGGTCTTGCCATGCGCCGCTCAGAATGTGCAGACATCCCGCTGGAGCTCTATTATTCACTGCGGCGAAAGAAGCTTTAAGTAAGATTTCGAAAGTAGGGAAAAAGGAAATACACTGAGTAGAAAGTTGAAATGCAAGTGTACAGTGacctgatttttgttttgaaaagtgTTTAATAAAAAGTGTAAATGCACAATGGCTGACCTCACAGCTAAAGATTGCAAATGAACTCTCAAAAATGCTGCCCTTTGTCTCTGCTGTAACCTCTGCCCACTGTTACAAACTTCACCTTACAGGCTAAAGGCCACCACTAATTTAGTGTTGGCTGAGAACATGAATGCCCTCCAAAACAGCACATGACAACACAGTCCTTCATCGCTTGGCCACAATTCTGACCGACACCTAATTAGAGCCCTGAGTTGTTCTGATCCAAAAGGGTTGGCTGCAGCAGTGATATCTGAGCATGGTAACCTTAACACTGTTTTGGCAAAGATGTAGTCAAGCAAAAATAGGAGGGGAGAACTTGTATTCTTTACAACAATGAGAAAAAATGTACGCAATGTGTTATATAAAGAAACTGCTTTTCAAGTCTTAGATACTTGTTTGTCCGTACTGGGAATTTTGAAAATGACGGATGTTCACACAGCCTTGtgtatagtttatttttctaagGCATCAAGATATTTGGCTGTTGAATTACTcatatgggggaaaaaaacaggtaTTTTCGCTCTGTTCAGATGTGTTACTAATATATTCTCATATTATTCGGCATCTATGTTTAACTTTCTTAAAGGATGCTCACATTTAAAGGTTTCTCGTGTACTgaaaatgcatatatttcaaaatgtatgacCAATAAgcattgtatgaaatcatgtattgaaaatgtttattgtTCTGTAGGAGAAGAATGTAGTTTTCTCTGTTTGGTCTTCGGTGTGTGTGAAACAATATACTGTACGCTAATGTAAAGGGAAAACGGACAATATGTTTACTTCCATGTAAATATGCCACACTATTTTTCTAAAGAAATTTGCTTTAACTGTATTTATGAGTAGGTTAAACGCCCTAGATTATAAATAAGCACGTTGATTTAACCCACTGGTACGCACTTTTGTGAGAGCGGCGGTTTGATGATTGTTTGGTAAACCATATTACTGATCAcacacaataaaatgaaacatgaTCACTTCtagctttattttcattattctgTCCTTCAGCTGTATTACACAGCAATATCTCTGGATCCAATATGAAGGTTCACCTCCAAGCTCCCAGGGTGTACCCAGGAGGCTGATGTAATAAGCTATTGAGCCCTGGAGCTAACCTAAGACCTCTCCCATGAGCCTCGCTGGCTGCTTCCTCAGTCCTCTATGTGATCTGATTGAAGACTCCGCTTAACCAGCAAACATGTTTCGTTCTTTTTCAGCAGCACTGTATGAGGCATGAATGCATCTCTGTAATTACACTACATATTAAAATCAGTTCTATTATTTGGTGTGCAGAAACATACAgtatgttttgttcatttcttCTTTTCCATTTATCTTTAACATTTCATTCCCTGTTATTTGTTCTTTGAGAAGATCGATTCTCcattttgttctcaatgttTTGACAACATCCCCTGGAGTTTACAAATTCGCATCGCCACAATGTTGTATTGGTccaaattcatttttatttcgaTGTTGCCGCAACGTTATGTGGCCAGCTGGGTAATATTGGGGGTGTTTTCAACTTATTTTCAACCTCAATATGGTCTAGTGGGGTAAAGTTTATTTCAGCCCTACACCGTCCATTACCTATAAACTGTATTCAAACAAAAGTGCAGCTTCCTCCTCCCAGCAGGtcagagaaaatacaatatCTGTGTAAGTACATACCTgtggtattttgtattttaaacactAATACAAATGACACTGAGTATcagaaatgtttaatataaacaaGGATTAGCCTAACAGTGTTTTGAACGGCACCTTCTCATCCCAGTGTAATCGTGGATTTACTACTCAGGTTTTTAAACTGCAGCTTCATCACCACAAAGCCTTTTATTGTAAATGTCAAAGGTGACTCTTCATCCTTCAAAGATCACGGTAAATCATGTGTGATAATAGAAATGTCACTCGAGATAAATAAACGCAGTGGGAGATTAATTAGGGTAGAACTGGACTGAGCCTGATTTATTTACCCTAGAGCCCAATTTTTGTGATGCCATTTGCATGTGAACTGTGGAGCTCCCAGTGGAAGGCAGATCTGCTAATAAACACCCTGAGCTCTTCATCACAGGGGAAGAGACCTGTCCATCTCTCCCAGCTCCCAAGGCTGCCTGTGTCCTGGGTTGGACCGGTCACCCAGTGTCAAACACACCTACCAACCAATCCGAAGGAGGTATCGACCCACAGAACTGCACTTTTGATTTGATTGCCTTCCATCAACCCCTGCTCCCTGCACTGCAGAAATGTCCATATTTGGTGCTTTTTCAATGGGAACGCAGTCTGAGGTTCATTCCTTTGCAGTTCCTAATAATGGGAAGAAGGCCAGCAGCCTGCTTGGCTCTCTGGAAGTACTTTGCTCAAACACACAGAGTAAAAGGAACTGGGGGGGAGATTCCTGGGCGGCACGCAAAGGACCCTTGTGTATATATTTCCTTCTATCACAAACTAACATAAATATTGTCACTCTTGGCATTCTCATCTATTTTTGTTGAGTTGCTTCATCTTTTGGTACTTCTGTTGATTGACTCGTAGCTCAGTCTGGGCAAAGTTCATAAAGCCTGGTTTATATGCAATGTTAGCAGAGTTTATTCTAACCAGGGAAGTGTTCCTATTAATGTCACAGAACTAGCAACAGGCACCTTAAAAGAGTGAAAGAATGTATAAATCTGAGATATTTtgactgaatatatatatatatagcaaacaatgaaacaaacatTGCCAGTACAGAGGTCAGTGAATGTGGCCTCATG
Coding sequences within it:
- the lmod1b gene encoding leiomodin-1 is translated as MSRMSRCRRQVSEDPDIDNLLANLSPEEMQELEKELSVADPDTKVPVGLRQRNQTDKTPSGIYNRGAMLDYCERETKKLIQRERSVEDGVVVDGKSAEPKGGQKEKKDSEKDPKKESRKQEYLRKMGMSQEKRCSRSNSKEGEEKVSKPPESPVKDSACKRKDPMAQNQEGKREEKNCQGTERKKDNNAGTPGKNKREECKVAEGRKEEEKRKEVRGSKAVDSKREEQDCPDGRKKLEGKHCRAIDSKKEVKEAKGEERSSQHRETGKTNSHPERTAKETKALQENEKKPKEPLQPAKKEETENCTTDSPGSKTKAAEGEDGEEGEESSPSIFDEPLEKVRNNDPEMIELNVNNSEAINNDTLIRFAEALQDNTHVKTFALANTRADDHVAFAIATVLRSNKTLTSVNLDSNHLTSKGILALIRSLQHNATLTELRFHNQRHICGGKTEMEMAKILKENTSLLKLGYHFELAGPRMTMTNILSRNMDKQRQRRLQEQRQSQGDGDKKGSLEVPKVSGGLQKGSPKPSPQPSPRSSPWSSPKVTPKKAQGAGPPPPPPPPPPAPMLDGEALRNSLTPVSERKLDDRGTPRDKNSRDQLLASIRDSNIKQLKKVDVPKLLR